From Neobacillus sp. PS2-9, the proteins below share one genomic window:
- a CDS encoding 3'-5' exonuclease yields MAVTIPETIRSSATAGERLFFRTLKNFLPDDYIVYYEPEIQGRRPDFVILGPDLGMVVLEVKDYTKNTLFQVNHDEWHIVNAAGEQTVVKSPMKQARDYMFHVVDVLKKDKSLVQLEGKYKFQLKFPFGHGVVFTRMTSQDFVKNDLYTVIEPHLCLTRDEMDPEKDGFSEEVLMEKILNMFVVPFRLREPLTMDDINAIRYHLFPEVRISAEYKAPVPYQDQLLLSLHDIKTMDLHQENLAKQIGDKNRLIRGVAGSGKTIILASRAKMLLKQNPNWKILILCYNISLANAIQQMIFHMLNEPEDLFDYDPETKVVQNQNIIVRNFHSWLKNDLKIKEQQLPEIMEKIEKGETILPTYDAVMIDEGQDFEGDWLKLVSLLINVDTQSLLLVEDRAQTIYKRKRSYLQDTGLSFQGRSKVLSINYRNTQQIVKFAWDFYRKHSVFKNKVASRELDGEIIAPQSTKRKGPEPGIIKAASLFDEIRLVARQMKMLHEERKVPFDEMLILYRVKRTHKYPVVDLIKRSLNDSGIPFYWITENDVSKRSFKKEDGKVKISTIDSSKGLDFQAVFIVNVDSMPFPLEEDKEREVSLLYIGMTRAKQYLCLSYSGESEFTNYLDSKLLERKQIKNDIERVN; encoded by the coding sequence ATGGCAGTTACGATTCCAGAGACGATTCGTTCATCGGCTACAGCTGGAGAACGGTTATTTTTTCGGACGTTGAAAAACTTTTTACCCGATGATTATATCGTCTACTACGAACCTGAGATTCAAGGGAGGCGACCTGATTTTGTCATTCTTGGTCCAGACCTTGGTATGGTCGTTTTAGAGGTTAAGGATTATACGAAAAATACACTTTTTCAAGTAAACCATGATGAGTGGCATATTGTGAATGCCGCGGGTGAACAAACGGTGGTAAAGAGCCCGATGAAACAAGCGAGAGACTACATGTTTCATGTGGTAGATGTGTTGAAAAAGGATAAAAGTCTTGTTCAATTAGAGGGGAAATACAAGTTTCAATTAAAGTTCCCATTTGGACACGGTGTGGTGTTTACGAGGATGACTTCGCAGGACTTTGTTAAAAATGATCTTTACACCGTAATCGAACCTCATCTTTGTTTAACCAGGGATGAAATGGATCCAGAAAAGGATGGCTTTTCCGAAGAAGTATTAATGGAAAAGATTTTAAATATGTTCGTGGTTCCCTTTCGTTTAAGAGAGCCGCTTACCATGGATGATATAAACGCCATTCGGTATCATTTATTCCCTGAGGTACGGATCAGTGCTGAGTACAAAGCACCAGTCCCATACCAGGACCAGCTGTTGTTATCACTCCATGATATTAAAACGATGGATCTTCATCAGGAGAACCTGGCCAAACAGATAGGAGATAAAAACCGGTTGATTCGAGGAGTGGCTGGAAGCGGAAAGACGATTATTTTAGCAAGCAGAGCAAAAATGCTGTTAAAACAAAATCCAAATTGGAAGATCCTGATCCTTTGTTACAACATTTCCCTTGCCAATGCGATCCAGCAAATGATCTTTCATATGTTAAATGAACCTGAGGATTTATTTGATTATGACCCAGAGACCAAAGTGGTACAGAATCAAAATATAATTGTACGGAATTTTCATTCTTGGTTGAAGAATGATTTAAAAATAAAAGAGCAGCAGCTTCCAGAAATAATGGAGAAAATTGAAAAGGGTGAAACGATTCTTCCAACTTATGATGCAGTAATGATCGACGAGGGGCAGGATTTCGAAGGGGATTGGCTGAAGCTGGTTAGTTTGCTGATTAATGTGGATACCCAATCGCTTTTACTTGTGGAGGACCGGGCTCAGACGATTTATAAGCGGAAGAGATCTTATCTACAAGACACAGGTTTGAGCTTTCAAGGTAGGTCCAAGGTGTTATCGATTAACTACCGGAACACGCAACAAATCGTAAAGTTTGCTTGGGATTTTTACCGAAAACACTCGGTGTTTAAGAATAAGGTTGCAAGCAGGGAGCTAGACGGGGAAATTATTGCCCCCCAAAGCACGAAAAGAAAAGGACCTGAACCAGGTATTATTAAAGCGGCGAGTTTATTTGATGAAATAAGATTAGTGGCCAGACAAATGAAGATGCTGCACGAAGAGAGAAAAGTGCCTTTTGATGAAATGTTAATTCTTTATCGTGTGAAGCGAACTCACAAATACCCAGTTGTCGATTTAATTAAACGTTCGTTAAATGACTCAGGAATTCCGTTTTACTGGATCACAGAAAATGATGTTTCGAAGCGTTCTTTCAAGAAAGAAGACGGGAAGGTCAAAATCAGTACGATTGATAGCAGCAAAGGTCTGGATTTCCAAGCAGTGTTTATCGTCAATGTGGATTCCATGCCGTTTCCATTAGAGGAGGATAAAGAGAGGGAAGTATCCTTGCTTTACATAGGTATGACGAGGGCAAAACAGTATCTTTGTTTGTCTTATTCAGGGGAATCAGAGTTTACCAACTATTTGGATTCGAAATTACTGGAGCGGAAACAGATTAAAAATGATATAGAAAGAGTCAATTAA
- a CDS encoding ABC transporter ATP-binding protein, with amino-acid sequence MSKLLKGILDKIFNTNQNQKLSESEVKSISQEEVEALVEARLREHAATIEQTLEDKVNSAVQSKDKEDYSLSQKQIDFAIALIEKTKEFQLDVDPAILTVKDLNKLIAFNRFKNKGILVNLVKKGILKKN; translated from the coding sequence GTGTCAAAATTGTTAAAGGGAATCCTTGATAAAATATTCAATACTAATCAAAACCAAAAACTTTCGGAGTCTGAAGTCAAATCTATTAGTCAAGAGGAAGTCGAAGCATTAGTAGAAGCAAGATTACGCGAGCATGCTGCAACCATTGAACAAACCTTAGAAGATAAGGTAAACTCAGCAGTCCAATCCAAGGACAAGGAAGACTATTCACTATCTCAAAAGCAAATTGATTTTGCGATTGCTTTAATTGAGAAAACTAAGGAATTCCAACTTGATGTGGATCCTGCAATATTAACGGTGAAGGATTTAAATAAGTTAATTGCTTTCAATAGGTTTAAAAATAAAGGGATATTAGTTAATTTAGTCAAAAAAGGAATTCTAAAGAAAAATTAA